In Primulina huaijiensis isolate GDHJ02 chromosome 4, ASM1229523v2, whole genome shotgun sequence, a genomic segment contains:
- the LOC140974871 gene encoding uncharacterized protein: MAAREQVHPHEEMEEVDSGLGPMNPLPPPPMGQTPADQPLLPGELTLAQFSSYLPPRFDSSGTGERAEEWMEGIEQIFVTAPCARSAWLRLATFQLSRNVLLWWQTTGAGLRAQGCRQKKEREFEDLRQGSMSVAEYESRYSALLKYVPHVATNVHGKMRHFLKGLKLELFDRVQSNNPVSFEDTVTRAEMDELVMQEYGAQGRLSEPTRDSLRPQGQSFKYQKGSFSSSASSGKRRFDSRGVESRGGSSQSVQGQRGESRAVRCFRCGGPHLIRQCTQTEITCFECGGGGHIARQCPSREGQREPRSDRGRSSERGGRQPQQFTPRPSGGQPRRQGAGPPQAQVYALTREQTEEAREEMIAVKCYLCSYPAYILVDTGASHTFISKRFVVEHHMRSSPLSIPLSVSTPSGVDISVVSMISDGIISYEGYELRSDMIILEMTDFDCIVGINVLKRYCATVIVISG, from the exons ATGGCAGCTAGAGAACAGGTACATCCGCATGAGGAAATGGAAGAGGTTGACAGTGGGTTGGGGCCGATGAATCCATTGCCACCTCCTCCTATGGGACAGACACCTGCAGATCAGCCTTTATTGCCTGGTGAGTTGACTTTGGCACAGTTCAGCAGTTATCTTCCACCGAGATTTGATAGCTCTGGGACTGGCGAGCGAGCAGAGGAGTGGATGGAGGGGATAGAGCAGATATTTGTGACTGCACCGTGTGCTAGATCTGCTTGGTTACGATTGGCTACATTTCAGCTTTCACGGAATGTATTATTATGGTGGCAGACGACTGGGGCCGGATTGAGAGCTCAGGGCT GCAGACAGAAGAAAGAGAGAGAATTCGAGGATTTGAGACAGGGCAGTATGTCTGTTGCTGAGTATGAGTCACGGTATTCTGCATTGCTGAAATATGTGCCACATGTTGCTACGAATGTTCATGGAAAGATGAGGCACTTCTTGAAAGGGTTGAAGTTAGAGTTATTTGATCGTGTGCAATCGAACAACCCAGTATCATTTGAGGATACAGTGACGAGAGCTGAGATGGATGAGTTGGTGATGCAGGAGTATGGGGCTCAGGGACGATTATCAGAGCCGACTAGGGATTCATTGCGACCGCAGGGACaatcttttaaatatcagaagggttcattttcttcttcagCATCATCTGGGAAGCGCCGATTTGATTCACGAGGTGTTGAGAGTCGTGGGGGCAGTTCTCAGTCTGTTCAGGGGCAGAGAGGGGAGTCCAGAGCAGTGAGATGTTTTCGTTGTGGGGGACCTCATCTGATCAGACAGTGTACACAGACCGAGATCACCTGTTTTGAGTGTGGTGGTGGCGGCCATATAGCGAGACAGTGTCCTAGCCGTGAGGGACAGCGAGAGCCCAGGAGTGATAGAGGTAGATCCTCAGAGAGAGGAGGACGACAGCCTCAGCAGTTTACACCACGACCTTCTGGAGGACAGCCCCGTAGGCAGGGAGCTGGTCCGCCTCAGGCACAGGTGTATGCATTGACACGAGAGCAGACAGAGGAGGCACGAGAGGAGATGATAGCGGTTAAGTGTTATTTATGTTCTTATCCTGCTTATATTCTTGTTGATACAGGTGCctcgcatacatttatatcgaagAGGTTTGTGGTTGAGCATCATATGCGCTCGTCTCCATTGTCTATACCTCTTTCTGTTTCGACACCCTCTGGAGTTGATATATCAGTAGTATCGATGATATCGGATGGTATTATTTCTTATGAAGGCTATGAGTTGAgatctgatatgattattttagagatgactgattttgattgtattgtgggaATTAATGTTTTGAAGAGATATTGTGCTACTGTTATTGTTATCAGCGGGTAG